A genome region from Brassica oleracea var. oleracea cultivar TO1000 chromosome C2, BOL, whole genome shotgun sequence includes the following:
- the LOC106327842 gene encoding UDP-glycosyltransferase 72B1-like: protein MEESKAPHVAIIPSPGMGHLIPLVQFAKRLVHRHGVTITFVVVGDGPPTKAQRTVLDSLPPSISSVILPPADLTELPPTTRIETRISLTVTRSNPELRRVFDSFAAEGRLPTALFVDLFGTDAFDVAAEFNVLPYIFFPTTANVLSFFLHFPKLNETMSCPFSELTELVNLPGCVPVSGKDVLDPAQDRKDDAYKWLLHNTKRYKEAEGILVNTFLELEPNAIKALQEPGLDKPPVYPIGPLVNVGKQESSKDGIEEESECLTWLDNQPLGSVLYVSFGSGGALTCEQFDELAHGLEDSEQRFLWVIRSPSQIADASFFNPHSQNDPLTFLPPGFLERTKGRGFAIPSWAPQAQILAHPSTGGFLTHCGWNSTLESIVSGVPLIAWPLYAEQRMNAVLLAEDIHVALRAHAGEDGMVRREEVARVVKGLMEGEEGKGVRNKMKEMKEGASRVLNDNGTSTKALNLVTLKWKAHQRELKQNGNH, encoded by the coding sequence TCATCCCACTCGTCCAGTTTGCTAAACGACTCGTTCACCGCCACGGCGTAACCATAACCTTTGTCGTCGTCGGCGATGGTCCACCGACAAAAGCTCAGAGAACTGTCCTTGACTCTCTTCCTCCTTCTATATCCTCCGTCATCCTCCCTCCCGCCGACCTCACCGAACTCCCTCCGACAACTCGCATCGAAACTCGGATCTCCCTCACCGTGACTCGTTCGAACCCGGAGCTCCGGCGAGTCTTTGACTCGTTCGCGGCGGAAGGTCGTTTGCCGACAGCGCTATTTGTCGACCTTTTCGGCACGGACGCTTTCGACGTCGCCGCCGAGTTCAACGTGTTGCCGTATATTTTCTTCCCGACAACGGCAAACGTCTTGTCGTTTTTTCTTCATTTCCCTAAACTTAATGAAACGATGTCGTGTCCATTCAGTGAATTAACCGAACTGGTTAATCTCCCCGGATGTGTACCGGTCTCCGGGAAAGATGTTCTTGATCCGGCTCAAGACCGGAAAGATGACGCGTACAAATGGCTTCTCCATAACACCAAGAGGTACAAAGAAGCCGAAGGAATTCTTGTGAATACTTTTCTCGAGCTGGAGCCAAATGCTATAAAGGCCTTGCAAGAACCGGGTCTTGATAAACCACCGGTTTATCCAATTGGACCGTTGGTTAACGTTGGTAAGCAAGAGAGTAGTAAGGACGGGATCGAAGAAGAGTCCGAATGTTTAACGTGGTTAGATAACCAACCGCTCGGTTCGGTTTTGTATGTGTCGTTTGGTAGTGGTGGTGCACTCACATGCGAGCAGTTCGATGAGCTTGCTCATGGTCTTGAAGACAGCGAGCAACGGTTTCTTTGGGTCATACGGAGTCCAAGTCAAATCGCTGATGCTTCGTTTTTCAATCCGCATAGCCAAAACGATCCGTTAACATTTTTACCACCAGGATTTTTAGAACGGACTAAAGGTAGAGGTTTTGCTATCCCTTCATGGGCTCCGCAAGCCCAAATTCTAGCACATCCATCTACCGGAGGGTTTTTAACCCATTGTGGATGGAACTCAACTCTAGAAAGTATAGTAAGTGGTGTTCCACTCATAGCATGGCCATTATACGCCGAACAGAGGATGAATGCGGTTTTGTTGGCAGAAGATATCCATGTTGCGCTTAGGGCGCATGCAGGGGAGGATGGGATGGTGAGACGAGAAGAGGTGGCTAGAGTGGTTAAGGGATTAATGGAAGGTGAAGAAGGCAAAGGTGTGAGGAACAAGATGAAGGAAATGAAGGAAGGAGCTAGTAGGGTGCTGAATGATAATGGGACTTCTACAAAGGCACTTAATCTTGTGACATTAAAGTGGAAAGCCCACCAAAGAGAGCTAAAGCAAAATGGCAACCACTGA
- the LOC106325951 gene encoding MYB-like transcription factor ETC3 produces MDKHLRTKQTKTSPIVASSSSQEVSSIEWEALNMNQEEEDLVCRMHKLVGDRWELIAGRIPGRTAQEIERFWVMKNN; encoded by the exons ATGGATAAGCATCTCAGGACGAAGCAGACCAAGACCAGTCCCATTGTTGCTTCTTCTTCATCTCAAG AAGTGAGTAGTATTGAGTGGGAAGCTCTGAATATGAATCAAGAAGAAGAAGATTTGGTCTGTCGAATGCATAAGCTTGTCGGTGACAG GTGGGAGTTGATAGCTGGGAGGATCCCAGGAAGAACTGCACAAGAAATTGAGAGGTTTTGGGTCATGAAGAATAACTGA
- the LOC106323910 gene encoding uncharacterized protein LOC106323910, with amino-acid sequence MDLSEERKHSKRQKDYINMLSYTCDSEYGIPRRCSCGGRIIDEVRVKQEYDTLPGKRFFTCANYEADGFHYRQPWVIGVQEQIESLTKRLEEAEEVMKFVPSLKTRLRH; translated from the exons ATGGATCTCTCAGAAGAGAGAAAGCATTCAAAGAGGCAAAAGGACTACATCAACATGCTTTCATACACTTGCGATTCAGAATACGGGATTCCGAGAAGGTGTTCCTGTGGTGGGAGAATCATCGACGAGGTTCGAGTGAAGCAGGAGTACGACACTCTTCCTGGGAAGCGTTTCTTCACCTGCGCCAACTACGAG GCTGATGGGTTTCACTATCGTCAGCCTTGGGTGATTGGTGTCCAGGAGCAGATCGAAAGCTTGACTAAGCGTCTGGAGGAGGCTGAGGAGGTGATGAAGTTCGTACCGAGTCTGAAAACCAGATTGAGACACTAG
- the LOC106326176 gene encoding E3 ubiquitin-protein ligase RNF8-B, which yields MSDSGEAKESHPAVEQDFKSQEGQTTQNSNKRTLDEASKNETSGLETLKKMAKPTARKIEFKTIEEEEEDALPLECSICRKPFLNPVVTNCNHYFCNLCALMHHEKNTNCFVCNQPTLGVFNTAVDIKKKIVNVRQKARAMVKEVSTMLAKALVIRKNADAMAAQSAGMVEDVETVMGIVDAHGETSAEDPTSWDEIVDLVESMEVVAAKAKEMAEKAAEMVKEANDTTETAKREMAKALGVMRKVKWNV from the exons ATGTCAGATTCTGGTGAAGCTAAAGAGTCTCACCCTGCTGTTGAGCAAGACTTTAAGTCACAGGAAGGCCAAACGACTCAAAACTCAAACAAAAGAACGCTTGATGAAGCCTCCAAAAACGAAACCTCCGGTTTAGAAACCCTCAAGAAGATGGCCAAACCAACAGCCAGGAAGATTGAGTTCAAGACAATAGAGGAGGAGGAGGAGGATGCATTGCCTCTAGAATGTTCCATTTGCAGAAAACCATTCTTGAATCCAGTTGTAACAAACTGCAACCATTACTTCTGCAATCTCTGTGCCCTAATG CACCACGAGAAGAACACCAATTGCTTTGTGTGTAACCAGCCAACCCTTGGAGTTTTCAACACAGCCGTGGATATCAAGAAAAAGATAGTCAACGTACGTCAGAAAGCCAGAG CAATGGTGAAGGAGGTGTCAACAATGTTGGCAAAAGCATTGGTTATAAGGAAGAACGCGGATGCCATGGCGGCACAGTCGGCGGGAATGGTGGAAGATGTTGAAACAGTGATGGGTATAGTGGATGCCCACGGGGAAACGTCGGCGGAAGATCCAACTTCGTGGGATGAGATTGTGGATTTGGTGGAAAGCATGGAGGTGGTAGCGGCGAAGGCCAAGGAGATGGCGGAGAAAGCGGCAGAGATGGTGAAAGAAGCGAATGATACAACGGAGACGGCAAAGAGAGAGATGGCCAAGGCGTTGGGGGTGATGAGGAAAGTCAAGTGGAACGTGTAA